Proteins encoded in a region of the Carassius gibelio isolate Cgi1373 ecotype wild population from Czech Republic chromosome B5, carGib1.2-hapl.c, whole genome shotgun sequence genome:
- the LOC127958814 gene encoding uncharacterized protein LOC127958814 isoform X5, producing the protein MVYWILLGFIGIIGSLTGVSSITVVLNQRASLPCCSGEKVVWRKTVPIEATVAECLKQKCIVKDPFQERFAVKSEKNHSLFLNPAKYNDLGQYECSCDGFIKLIKLDVVVPMNMTVEELGNVTLPCYADTQSGVRDVTWLHNEQKALHYTTDRASIPGLGYEERVSLTEDGFRDGDVSLTITGVHQTDAGLYRCFVQDETDRGYPHAYILHVIKKLTGAGEDQNEGTCEEKLTCIGLIFSFLLFICFLLLFRCKKASPTQETPESSCTEECPKAINSPFSSEEDTCMNCQT; encoded by the exons gTGTTTCTTCCATTACTGTGGTGCTGAATCAGCGAGCATCACTTCCCTGCTGCAGCGGTGAAAAAGTCGTGTGGAGGAAGACCGTACCCATAGAAGCTACTGTTGCTGAATGCCTAAAGCAGAAATGCATCGTAAAAGACCCTTTTCAAGAAAGATTTGCAGTCAAGAGTGAAAAAAACCACTCTCTATTTCTCAACCCAGCTAAATACAATGACCTGGGGCAATACGAGTGCAGCTGTGATGGCTTTATCAAGCTAATTAAACTGGATGTTGTAG TTCCTATGAACATGACGGTTGAGGAGCTGGGAAACGTCACTCTTCCGTGTTATGCGGATACTCAAAGCGGTGTCAGGGATGTGACGTGGCTACATAATGAACAAAAAGCTCTGCACTACACCACAGACAGAGCCTCGATCCCAGGCCTGGGCTATGAGGAGAGAGTATCACTGACAGAGGACGGGTTCAGAGACGGTGATGTGTCTCTGACCATCACTGGTGTCCATCAGACAGACGCAGGATTATACCGCTGCTTCGTTCAAGACGAGACTGATCGAGGATACCCACACGCTTACATACTGCATGTGATCA AGAAGCTCACCGGCGCAGGAGAAGACCAAAATGAGGGCACCTGTGAAGAAAAACTAACTTGCATTGGACTGATCTTTTCTTTTCTACTCTTCAtttgctttcttcttcttttccgcTGTAAGAAGGCATCACCCACACAGGAAACTCCAGAGAGTTCCTGTACAGAAGAGTGTCCAAAAGCAATCAACTCACCCTTTTCTTCTGAAGAAGACACTTGTATGAACTGTCAAACCTGA
- the LOC127958814 gene encoding uncharacterized protein LOC127958814 isoform X9, producing MKTSWILALFLTGVSSITVVLNQRASLPCCSGEKVVWRKTVPIEATVAECLKQKCIVKDPFQERFAVKSEKNHSLFLNPAKYNDLGQYECSCDGFIKLIKLDVVVPMNMTVEELGNVTLPCYADTQSGVRDVTWLHNEQKALHYTTDRASIPGLGYEERVSLTEDGFRDGDVSLTITGVHQTDAGLYRCFVQDETDRGYPHAYILHVIKKLTGAGEDQNEGTCEEKLTCIGLIFSFLLFICFLLLFRCKKASPTQETPESSCTEECPKAINSPFSSEEDTCMNCQT from the exons gTGTTTCTTCCATTACTGTGGTGCTGAATCAGCGAGCATCACTTCCCTGCTGCAGCGGTGAAAAAGTCGTGTGGAGGAAGACCGTACCCATAGAAGCTACTGTTGCTGAATGCCTAAAGCAGAAATGCATCGTAAAAGACCCTTTTCAAGAAAGATTTGCAGTCAAGAGTGAAAAAAACCACTCTCTATTTCTCAACCCAGCTAAATACAATGACCTGGGGCAATACGAGTGCAGCTGTGATGGCTTTATCAAGCTAATTAAACTGGATGTTGTAG TTCCTATGAACATGACGGTTGAGGAGCTGGGAAACGTCACTCTTCCGTGTTATGCGGATACTCAAAGCGGTGTCAGGGATGTGACGTGGCTACATAATGAACAAAAAGCTCTGCACTACACCACAGACAGAGCCTCGATCCCAGGCCTGGGCTATGAGGAGAGAGTATCACTGACAGAGGACGGGTTCAGAGACGGTGATGTGTCTCTGACCATCACTGGTGTCCATCAGACAGACGCAGGATTATACCGCTGCTTCGTTCAAGACGAGACTGATCGAGGATACCCACACGCTTACATACTGCATGTGATCA AGAAGCTCACCGGCGCAGGAGAAGACCAAAATGAGGGCACCTGTGAAGAAAAACTAACTTGCATTGGACTGATCTTTTCTTTTCTACTCTTCAtttgctttcttcttcttttccgcTGTAAGAAGGCATCACCCACACAGGAAACTCCAGAGAGTTCCTGTACAGAAGAGTGTCCAAAAGCAATCAACTCACCCTTTTCTTCTGAAGAAGACACTTGTATGAACTGTCAAACCTGA